The Anaeromusa acidaminophila DSM 3853 genome window below encodes:
- a CDS encoding flagellin produces the protein MRILDATCALRAVNQLNKNSAASNKVLQKLASGYQINHAADNAAGLAISEKMRANIWGLEQAARNIQDGMSYLNTADGYLEDIQNPALLRLRELAVQASNGFLTQSDHQAIQNEVDEIKAHLQQTFRTAQFNTIPIFAQDIKKIKTPIPGILPGDTLLRQYGLTVTAGNNDHLTFRLDDTSYSLTLSPGYYTADQLVSTLNSKFAALGTDVTVSFEKDSLVYHSPSKILDSLGGSMIEIDSPLAYTSIIYDNRNAGHIQGAYIQGWEDLSDGVTINSTNNTLSFRLGDAGTYTNVSMTFPDGSYTASQIVDTLNTYFTTNSYPVTASLNGNYLKIQHNNCGSDYTLDTWGGTAKAVILDRLVTSSIMESYNNSPPDAKAIFAGYGILPSSLDIQAGKNDTFRFSVDGSSHILALSAGTYSPATLVTHLNNLFTANSISVTAALSSGRLQLTYSGAGSGSIGGTAGMAAYTLLGGAAIAPTESPGTYYLVEGSTEPHAGNHASVTGHTALNNGVQIIAGFNDTLTFNLNGAPQSITLAAGWYASSGTIVSALNSALSGLDVTASYNGSALVFTHNMAGGGVPQFPYSLNNFSGNALTTLMTTPMPVNTAYGTSSTYSSVTGSANIENITITAGVNDGLTVTLNGTAHTLTLDAGTYIKTDLLTMLNQKLSAEGIGSQIEALSSSSNLQLKALITGTGTQFNAITGTASNTLFRAITTYYINASSYSPSEDDTYIDGRLNLAEDTITISQGKNDVLAFDLTTDGIATRKNITLSEGEYDPASLISMLNQKLQEAGLDVQASVKNVTTPQKTMPVLSLTYEPGKNGNFVIDGVGGSASYSIFYPGPYNLKFTGGEKLYFQVGANTGNRFYSGTQLVMNLEVLGLNRLDMTNWSGAQQALEDIDTAAASVSAAQGLIGSKYNALQALSNNVTLSAENLQTAEARIRDTDMAKAVSEQIKLSVLMQAGTAALIQANQQPKTVLSLLENR, from the coding sequence GTGAGAATTCTCGATGCCACTTGTGCCTTACGTGCTGTAAACCAGCTAAATAAGAATAGCGCCGCTAGTAATAAAGTATTGCAAAAATTGGCCAGCGGCTATCAGATTAATCATGCTGCCGATAATGCCGCAGGCCTAGCTATCAGCGAAAAGATGCGCGCCAATATCTGGGGTCTAGAGCAGGCTGCCCGCAATATCCAGGATGGCATGAGCTATCTGAATACTGCTGACGGATATTTAGAAGACATTCAGAATCCTGCCTTACTGCGCTTGCGGGAACTAGCCGTACAAGCGTCGAACGGATTTTTAACCCAAAGCGACCACCAAGCCATTCAAAACGAAGTCGATGAAATCAAGGCGCACTTGCAGCAAACCTTCCGCACCGCACAATTCAACACCATTCCCATTTTTGCCCAAGACATCAAAAAAATCAAAACGCCAATTCCAGGTATCTTGCCTGGGGACACCCTCCTCCGCCAGTATGGCTTAACCGTGACAGCCGGCAATAATGATCACCTAACGTTTCGCCTAGATGATACCTCCTATTCTCTCACCCTAAGCCCAGGGTATTACACGGCAGACCAGCTTGTGAGCACCTTAAACAGCAAATTTGCAGCTTTAGGGACCGATGTAACCGTATCTTTCGAAAAAGACAGCCTTGTCTATCATTCTCCTAGCAAAATTCTCGACAGTTTAGGCGGCTCCATGATTGAAATCGACTCCCCCCTTGCCTATACCTCCATCATCTATGACAACCGTAATGCTGGCCACATTCAAGGCGCATACATCCAAGGATGGGAAGATCTCTCCGACGGAGTAACAATTAACAGCACGAACAATACTCTCTCCTTTCGCCTCGGCGATGCCGGAACCTATACAAATGTCAGCATGACCTTTCCTGACGGCTCCTATACCGCTTCTCAAATCGTCGATACCTTAAATACTTATTTTACCACCAATTCTTATCCGGTCACCGCTTCTTTAAATGGCAATTACCTGAAAATCCAGCATAATAACTGTGGTAGCGACTATACTCTCGATACCTGGGGCGGTACGGCTAAAGCCGTCATCTTGGACCGCCTTGTTACTTCATCAATAATGGAATCCTACAATAACAGTCCCCCAGATGCCAAGGCCATCTTTGCTGGATATGGCATACTGCCTAGCAGCCTTGACATTCAAGCTGGAAAAAACGATACTTTTCGTTTTTCAGTTGACGGCAGCTCGCACATATTAGCTTTATCTGCCGGAACCTACTCGCCAGCAACCCTTGTGACCCATCTAAACAACCTGTTCACTGCTAACAGCATTTCTGTAACCGCCGCACTCAGCAGTGGACGGCTGCAGCTAACCTACAGTGGCGCTGGCAGTGGCTCCATCGGCGGTACTGCCGGAATGGCTGCTTATACGCTGCTGGGCGGCGCTGCCATCGCCCCTACAGAATCTCCAGGCACCTATTATCTGGTAGAAGGCAGCACAGAACCGCATGCAGGTAATCATGCCAGCGTCACTGGCCATACAGCACTAAATAACGGTGTCCAGATTATTGCCGGCTTTAACGACACACTAACCTTTAATCTCAATGGGGCCCCCCAGAGCATTACACTGGCTGCTGGCTGGTACGCCTCTTCTGGCACTATAGTGAGCGCCCTCAACAGCGCCTTAAGCGGCCTGGACGTCACTGCCTCTTACAACGGATCTGCACTGGTCTTTACACACAACATGGCTGGCGGCGGTGTTCCCCAATTTCCTTATTCCCTAAATAATTTTTCCGGCAACGCCTTGACCACCCTTATGACCACCCCTATGCCTGTTAATACAGCTTACGGTACCAGCAGCACCTACAGCAGCGTAACCGGCTCAGCCAATATCGAAAATATCACCATCACTGCTGGTGTCAACGACGGTCTCACTGTCACATTAAACGGCACTGCTCATACTCTTACTCTTGATGCCGGCACCTATATCAAAACAGACCTCTTAACTATGCTCAACCAAAAGCTATCAGCAGAAGGCATCGGCAGCCAAATTGAGGCTCTATCTTCCTCCTCTAACTTGCAATTAAAAGCTCTAATCACAGGCACGGGTACCCAATTTAACGCTATCACTGGCACAGCCAGCAACACTCTCTTCCGAGCAATTACTACTTATTACATTAATGCAAGCTCGTATTCTCCCAGCGAGGACGATACTTATATAGACGGACGTCTCAATTTAGCAGAAGACACGATAACCATTAGCCAAGGAAAAAATGACGTCTTAGCTTTTGATCTCACTACCGACGGCATAGCAACGCGCAAAAATATCACCTTATCTGAAGGCGAGTATGATCCCGCTTCGCTGATATCCATGCTCAATCAAAAGCTGCAGGAAGCAGGCCTCGACGTACAAGCATCCGTCAAAAATGTAACTACGCCCCAAAAAACGATGCCGGTCTTATCGCTTACCTATGAGCCTGGAAAAAATGGTAATTTTGTTATTGACGGCGTCGGCGGCAGCGCCTCGTACAGCATTTTTTATCCAGGACCCTACAATCTTAAGTTCACAGGCGGCGAAAAACTCTATTTTCAGGTGGGTGCCAATACGGGCAATCGCTTTTATTCCGGCACTCAGCTTGTCATGAACCTGGAAGTACTCGGCTTAAACCGGCTGGATATGACCAACTGGAGCGGCGCACAGCAAGCGCTAGAAGACATCGATACCGCCGCGGCCTCGGTTTCTGCCGCCCAGGGCCTTATCGGGTCCAAATATAACGCCCTGCAAGCCTTATCTAATAATGTCACCTTGTCTGCAGAAAATCTGCAGACAGCGGAAGCCCGCATTCGAGATACAGACATGGCGAAAGCCGTGTCAGAACAAATCAAGCTCTCTGTTTTAATGCAAGCTGGCACGGCAGCATTGATTCAAGCAAACCAACAACCAAAAACCGTATTATCTTTGTTGGAAAATCGCTGA
- a CDS encoding PLP-dependent aminotransferase family protein: MNAMTVPCTPPSFSFSKRTDALKASEIREILKITEREEVISFAGGLPAPELFPVEELKQVSLQVLEESGQKALQYSTTEGYEPLRRQIAQRMQQKFRTTFQGDDILITSGSQQALDLLGKVFLDEDDVVLCESPTYLAALSAFRAYRPRFIEVPTDEEGMVSEALERILQSTERIKFAYVIPDFQNPTGKTWSPSRRQAFMKLANQYRLPVIEDNPYGELRFENEIPPSLQTLDQHGLVIALGTFSKIFCPGMRIGWIAAHPEIRNKCVLLKQGVDLCTSLKAQMEISRFIDQYDFEARIQKIVSVYRQRRNAMLQALDDFLPTGVSFTRPEGGLFLWLQLPESIKAMELLHDCLAQNVAFVPGDSFFPNGGVTNTLRLNYSNTPEEQIREGVRRLAQAIERRLHRTT, from the coding sequence ATGAACGCCATGACCGTTCCCTGTACCCCGCCTTCATTTTCTTTCTCTAAACGCACGGACGCCTTAAAGGCGTCCGAAATCCGGGAAATTTTGAAAATCACCGAGCGCGAAGAAGTCATTTCTTTTGCCGGCGGCCTGCCGGCGCCGGAATTGTTTCCCGTGGAAGAACTAAAGCAGGTATCCTTGCAGGTGTTGGAAGAATCCGGCCAAAAAGCCCTGCAGTACTCCACCACTGAAGGCTATGAACCGCTGCGCCGCCAGATCGCCCAGCGCATGCAGCAAAAATTCCGCACTACCTTCCAAGGAGACGACATCCTAATTACCTCCGGTTCGCAGCAAGCCTTGGATTTATTAGGAAAGGTATTTCTCGACGAGGACGACGTCGTACTCTGCGAAAGTCCCACGTATTTGGCGGCGCTCAGCGCCTTTCGCGCCTACCGTCCCCGTTTTATTGAAGTTCCTACCGACGAAGAAGGCATGGTTTCGGAAGCCTTGGAACGCATCCTCCAAAGCACGGAACGCATCAAATTTGCGTACGTCATTCCTGATTTTCAGAATCCAACGGGAAAAACCTGGTCGCCTTCACGGCGCCAGGCTTTCATGAAGCTTGCCAATCAGTACCGCCTGCCGGTCATCGAAGACAATCCTTACGGAGAATTGCGCTTCGAAAATGAAATTCCGCCGTCCCTGCAAACCTTAGATCAACACGGTCTGGTCATCGCTTTAGGTACGTTTTCCAAAATCTTTTGCCCCGGCATGCGCATCGGCTGGATTGCCGCCCATCCGGAAATCAGGAACAAGTGCGTACTCCTTAAACAAGGCGTTGACTTGTGTACCTCGTTAAAAGCGCAAATGGAAATTTCCCGCTTTATCGATCAGTATGATTTTGAAGCGCGGATTCAAAAAATTGTCTCTGTGTATCGTCAGCGACGCAATGCCATGCTGCAGGCGTTGGATGACTTTTTACCAACTGGCGTCTCCTTCACCCGCCCGGAAGGAGGTCTGTTCCTTTGGCTGCAGTTGCCAGAGTCGATCAAGGCCATGGAACTTCTGCATGATTGTTTAGCCCAAAATGTCGCCTTTGTTCCCGGCGATTCGTTCTTCCCGAACGGCGGCGTTACCAACACTCTGCGCCTCAACTATTCTAATACGCCAGAAGAGCAAATCCGCGAAGGAGTCCGCCGCTTGGCGCAGGCGA